The proteins below come from a single Sphingomicrobium sediminis genomic window:
- the pyrF gene encoding orotidine-5'-phosphate decarboxylase, whose product MAGPIYVAIDTPRLDTAQGLAVAVKSHAGGLKLGLEFFNANGKDGVRRMAERGLPIFLDLKLHDIPNTVAKAIEALHPLHPRILTIHAGGGMEMMKAARAAAPAETKVVGVTMLTSLDQDDLDRAGIKGSPADYVNRLTDNAREAGLDGIVCSGLEVAAMKKQWNDGFFVVPGVRPEGSGASGDQKRVVTPRQALDDGASVLVIGRPITAAEDPNAAVAEIAATL is encoded by the coding sequence ATGGCCGGACCCATCTACGTCGCGATCGACACGCCTCGCCTCGACACTGCCCAAGGACTCGCCGTGGCCGTCAAAAGCCATGCCGGTGGTCTCAAGCTGGGCCTCGAATTCTTCAACGCCAATGGCAAGGACGGGGTGCGCCGCATGGCCGAGCGCGGCCTGCCCATCTTCCTCGACCTCAAGCTGCACGACATTCCCAATACCGTCGCGAAGGCGATCGAGGCGTTGCACCCCCTGCATCCGCGCATCCTCACCATTCATGCCGGCGGCGGGATGGAGATGATGAAAGCCGCGCGCGCCGCAGCGCCCGCCGAAACCAAGGTGGTCGGTGTCACGATGCTGACAAGCCTCGACCAAGACGACCTTGACCGCGCCGGTATTAAGGGATCGCCTGCCGACTATGTGAACCGCCTCACCGACAATGCGCGCGAGGCCGGGCTGGACGGGATCGTCTGCTCAGGCCTCGAAGTCGCTGCGATGAAGAAGCAGTGGAATGACGGCTTCTTCGTCGTGCCCGGCGTGCGTCCCGAGGGAAGCGGTGCGAGCGGCGACCAGAAGCGTGTCGTCACGCCGCGCCAGGCGCTAGACGATGGCGCATCGGTGCTGGTCATCGGTCGCCCGATCACGGCTGCAGAGGACCCCAATGCCGCTGTCGCCGAGATCGCAGCGACGCTCTGA